Proteins encoded by one window of Nicotiana tabacum cultivar K326 chromosome 10, ASM71507v2, whole genome shotgun sequence:
- the LOC107818454 gene encoding uncharacterized protein LOC107818454, which yields MAQKMPDPGSFTIPCTIGSYTFAKALCDLGTNINLMPLDLYTKLGIGKARSTSMLLKLADRTVKRPTRILDDVLVQVGKFVFPADFVILDCQVDEEIPIILGRPFLATGRVLINCETGELKMKLNDEEVIFNVQQSMRRPNEYANCSLVEAVDMILQEDDVTLIAKDPLEACLTNLEEMDGERLAEWVMSLEGQGFWKRDPQFESLELEKRATPPAKPSVEEPPKLELKPLPDHLGYVFLGLNSTLHVIISSGLLDVQVEHLLQVLQESKTAIG from the coding sequence ATGGCTCAAAAGATGCCCGACCCAGGTAGCTTCACTATTCCATGCACGATTGGGAGTTATACCTTTGCAAAggcattatgtgatttgggaacCAACATAAATTTGATGCCTCTGGATTTATACACCAAATTGGGCATTGGCAAAGCTAGATCGACTTCGATGCTGCTGAAATTGGCTGATCGCACGGTAAAAAGGCCTACTAGGattcttgatgatgtgttggtgcaagtgGGGAAGTTCGTGTTCCCTGCAGACTttgttattctagactgtcagGTAGATGAGGAGATACCTATCATTTTAGGTAGGCCATTTTTGGCCACTGGGAGAGTACTGATCAATTGTGAGACTGGGGAATTAAAAATGAAACTGAACGATGAAGAAGTCATATTCAATGTTCAGCAATCTATGAGGAGACCCAATGAATATGCTAATTGCTCTCTAGTGGAGGCAGTGGATATGATTCTGCAAGAAGATGATGTGACCCTGATTGCTAAAGATCCATTGGAGGCATGTCTGAcaaatttagaagagatggatggtGAAAGGTTAGCTGAGTGGGTCATGTCACTTGAAGGCCAAGGATTCTGGAAAAGGGACCCTCAGTTCGAGTCCCTGGAGTTAGAAAAAAGGGCTACACCTCCAGCAAAGCCATCAGTAGAGGAACCACCCAAGCTGGAGCTGAAGCCGCTCCCAGATCACCTCGGCTACGTTTTCTTAGGACTTAATTCTACTTTGCATGTTATTATATCATCCGGTTTGctagatgtgcaggtagaacatCTCTTACAGGTACTGCAGGAAAGTAAGACTGCCATTGGCtag